Proteins from a genomic interval of Microbacterium esteraromaticum:
- a CDS encoding cytochrome ubiquinol oxidase subunit I has protein sequence MDVLDIARWQFGITTVYHFLMVPLTLGLGLMVAIMQTRWVRTGDEKFLRMTKFWGKVYLINFIVGVATGLVQEFQFGMAWSEYSRFVGDVFGAPLAMEGLLAFFVESTFLGIWIFGWGRLRKGLHLAALWCAVIGSWISAFFIIVANSWMQHPVGVELGDDGRPVMTDVWAVLTNNTALAAYTHTILGALVVAGMFLLGISWYHLWRRRHDGIDTVDDAGNVVVGEAQGVPGRDRTDHGVWIWSLRVGAIVAIAGFLGTVVTGDIQGKLMYEQQPMKMAAAEAACHTGSSFSVLSLGDPGSTDCSDVVTLIEIPGVLGFLGTGEWGADMPGISDLEPTYIDQYGATIPDDELYGIHAGAEVNYVPVMWVTYWGFRLMIGLGGIVALGGVVALWLTRRGTVPRSPWIMRLALLGIVAPFAANIAGWIFTELGRQPFVVAPNPDPTGVDGVFMFTAAAVSPGVTAGEMLFSVITLTLVYGIMLVIEGYLMVKYIRGGVAASMPELAAGDGHGDDPDGDEKRDDVLAFAY, from the coding sequence GTGGACGTGCTCGACATCGCAAGATGGCAGTTCGGAATCACAACCGTCTATCACTTCCTGATGGTCCCGCTCACGCTCGGGCTGGGCCTCATGGTGGCGATCATGCAGACCCGGTGGGTCCGCACGGGCGATGAGAAGTTCCTGCGTATGACCAAGTTCTGGGGCAAGGTCTACCTGATCAACTTCATCGTCGGCGTCGCGACGGGACTCGTCCAGGAGTTCCAGTTCGGCATGGCGTGGAGCGAGTACTCCCGCTTCGTCGGCGACGTCTTCGGTGCACCGCTGGCCATGGAGGGTCTGCTGGCGTTCTTCGTCGAGTCGACCTTCCTAGGCATCTGGATCTTCGGCTGGGGCCGCCTGCGCAAGGGGCTCCACCTCGCGGCACTGTGGTGCGCCGTGATCGGCTCGTGGATCTCGGCCTTCTTCATCATCGTCGCCAACTCCTGGATGCAGCACCCCGTCGGCGTGGAGCTCGGCGATGACGGACGCCCGGTCATGACCGACGTCTGGGCAGTGCTCACCAACAACACCGCCCTCGCCGCGTACACGCACACCATCCTGGGGGCCCTGGTCGTGGCAGGCATGTTCTTGCTCGGCATCTCGTGGTACCACCTGTGGCGTCGTCGCCACGACGGCATCGACACGGTCGATGATGCCGGCAACGTCGTCGTCGGAGAGGCCCAGGGCGTCCCCGGGCGTGACCGCACCGACCACGGTGTGTGGATCTGGTCGCTGCGCGTCGGCGCCATCGTCGCCATCGCCGGCTTCCTAGGCACCGTCGTGACCGGCGACATCCAGGGCAAGCTCATGTACGAACAGCAGCCCATGAAGATGGCCGCCGCAGAGGCCGCCTGCCACACCGGTTCGTCGTTCTCGGTGCTGTCGCTCGGGGACCCCGGCTCGACCGACTGCTCCGACGTCGTCACGCTCATCGAGATCCCCGGCGTGCTCGGCTTCCTCGGCACCGGTGAATGGGGTGCCGACATGCCCGGCATCAGCGACCTCGAACCCACGTACATCGACCAGTACGGCGCGACCATCCCCGACGACGAGCTCTACGGCATCCACGCGGGAGCCGAAGTCAACTACGTGCCCGTGATGTGGGTGACCTACTGGGGCTTCCGCCTCATGATCGGACTCGGTGGCATCGTCGCGCTGGGCGGCGTCGTCGCCCTCTGGCTCACCCGCCGCGGCACCGTGCCCCGCTCTCCCTGGATCATGCGCCTGGCGCTGCTCGGCATCGTCGCCCCGTTCGCCGCGAACATCGCGGGCTGGATCTTCACCGAGCTCGGACGCCAGCCCTTCGTCGTGGCGCCCAACCCCGACCCGACCGGCGTTGACGGCGTGTTCATGTTCACCGCGGCGGCCGTCTCTCCCGGAGTCACAGCGGGCGAGATGCTGTTCTCGGTCATCACCCTGACGCTCGTGTACGGCATCATGCTCGTGATCGAGGGATACCTGATGGTCAAGTACATCCGCGGCGGTGTCGCGGCCTCCATGCCCGAGCTCGCGGCCGGTGACGGCCACGGTGACGACCCCGACGGCGACGAGAAGCGAGACGACGTGCTCGCGTTCGCGTACTGA
- the nhaA gene encoding Na+/H+ antiporter NhaA, producing the protein MRISDNPLRGQQFPAALLLIAAGLGLLLANLPTHDAIGAVLDAHIAIPGTALDLSIAHWVSDGLLAVFFFVVAIELRYELTHGELDSPRKAVQPAIAATGGVLVPIAVYLLIAGAEPATAGGWPIPTATDIAFALGVLAMFGKGLPTSVRVFLLALAILDDIIGIVFIAVLFAHDVNWVQLALAAVGVIGFGVLSRIVARNGSSGIAVLMGVIAVVTWGLVASSGIHATIAGVLLGLVMSPAPAEQVRHGLEPTVNGVILPLFAFVAAFVVIPQVAPSQLSPAFWGILVALPVGKIIGIGLFGWIAMRIRPKGTPPALELPDLLAAGALGGIGFTVSLLLANLAFAGDELVRDEAILGVLGGSLIALVLSGFIVSWRARHYRRATVAILD; encoded by the coding sequence ATGCGCATTTCAGACAATCCCCTCCGCGGACAGCAGTTTCCCGCGGCGCTCCTGCTGATCGCCGCCGGGCTCGGACTGCTGCTGGCGAACCTGCCCACGCACGATGCGATCGGTGCCGTCCTCGACGCGCACATCGCGATCCCGGGTACGGCACTCGACCTGTCGATCGCCCACTGGGTGTCGGACGGACTGCTGGCGGTGTTCTTCTTCGTCGTCGCGATCGAGCTGCGCTACGAACTCACCCACGGTGAGCTCGACTCGCCCCGCAAGGCTGTGCAGCCGGCGATCGCCGCGACCGGTGGCGTGCTCGTGCCGATCGCCGTCTACCTGCTGATCGCCGGGGCAGAGCCCGCGACGGCGGGCGGCTGGCCCATTCCGACGGCCACCGATATCGCCTTTGCGCTCGGCGTGCTCGCGATGTTCGGCAAGGGGCTGCCCACGTCGGTGCGCGTCTTCCTTCTTGCACTGGCGATCCTCGACGACATCATCGGCATCGTCTTCATCGCGGTGCTGTTCGCGCACGACGTCAACTGGGTGCAACTGGCGCTCGCCGCTGTCGGCGTGATCGGGTTCGGCGTGCTCAGCCGCATCGTGGCCAGGAACGGCTCGTCGGGAATCGCCGTGCTCATGGGCGTCATCGCCGTCGTCACGTGGGGACTGGTCGCCTCGTCGGGCATCCACGCGACGATCGCGGGTGTGCTGCTGGGGCTGGTCATGTCGCCGGCGCCGGCCGAGCAGGTGCGGCACGGTCTGGAACCGACCGTGAACGGGGTCATCCTGCCGCTGTTCGCGTTCGTCGCGGCGTTCGTGGTGATCCCGCAGGTGGCGCCCAGCCAGCTCTCGCCCGCGTTCTGGGGCATTCTGGTGGCCCTGCCCGTGGGCAAGATCATCGGCATCGGCCTGTTCGGATGGATCGCCATGCGCATCCGCCCCAAGGGCACGCCGCCCGCACTGGAGCTGCCCGACCTGCTTGCCGCCGGTGCGCTGGGCGGCATCGGCTTCACCGTGTCGCTGCTGCTGGCCAACCTCGCGTTCGCCGGCGACGAGCTCGTGCGCGACGAGGCGATCCTTGGCGTGCTCGGCGGTTCGCTGATCGCACTGGTGCTGTCGGGCTTCATCGTCTCGTGGCGCGCGCGCCACTACCGTCGCGCCACGGTCGCCATTCTCGACTGA
- a CDS encoding phosphoenolpyruvate carboxylase, with amino-acid sequence MSPEPTNTEAIRVITRFEASNGIPEAMRADVRMLGGLLGQVLRESGTPGLYEDVERLRLATIQAADADSTDAFERAASIADAFTIERADEVARAFTCYFHLVNLAEEHQRVRVLRERAGQPGRENVADTVATAYARLRAEIGEDAARERLADLRFHPVFTAHPTEARRRAVSGSIRRLSDLLGQHDLASPGGSEQRRAVRRMLEEIDTLWRTAPLRAEKPTPTDEVRTVMGVFDETLFTTVPHVYRRIDDALRGEGSGSSAPVVPAFVRIGSWVGGDRDGNPFVTASVTREAAEIASEHVLRGLERAIERIGRTLTLDAESTPPTAEVADLWDAFARDHADAATEIAKRSPGEPHRRAMFAVVHRVHATRVETESAYAAPEELLADLRAVQRSLAASGARRHAFGGLQHLIWQVETYGFHLTELEVRQHSQVHAEALAELDAGAELSERTQEVLEVFRAIADIQRRHGLRAAGRYVVSFTRSADDLAAVHRLAHYALGDQAPVLDVVPLFETFADLQAAPGIMAEVVQQPAFRARLDETGNRLEVMLGYSDSSKDVGPVAANLALYEAQRDIAQWAVESGIRLTLFHGRGGALGRGGGPANSAILAQPPHSVDGRFKLTEQGEVIFARYGEPAIAMRHIDQVAAATLLASSPSVEQRTSGAAERFAGIAKVMDVASRERFFSLVGADGFAPWFATVTPMEEIGLLALGSRPARRGLSVESLEDLRAIPWVFAWTQARINLAGWFGLGTALQAVGDEQALVEAYREWPLLRTMIDNVAMSLAKTDERIAAEYLSLGDRDDLAGIVLDELRLTREWVVRLTGGEQLLADKPILQRAVQLRTPYVDALSLLQLRALRALRADADAPAADPELQRLLLLSVSGVAAGLQNTG; translated from the coding sequence ATGTCCCCCGAGCCCACGAACACCGAAGCCATCCGCGTCATCACCCGCTTCGAGGCATCGAACGGCATCCCCGAGGCGATGCGCGCCGACGTGCGCATGCTGGGCGGGCTGCTGGGTCAGGTGCTGCGCGAATCCGGCACTCCCGGACTGTACGAGGACGTCGAGCGCCTGCGCCTGGCGACGATCCAGGCCGCGGATGCCGACAGCACCGACGCCTTCGAACGCGCCGCATCCATCGCCGACGCGTTCACGATCGAACGCGCCGATGAGGTCGCCCGCGCCTTCACCTGCTACTTCCACCTGGTGAACCTCGCCGAGGAGCACCAGCGCGTCCGCGTGCTGCGGGAACGCGCCGGACAGCCCGGTCGCGAGAACGTCGCCGACACCGTCGCCACCGCCTACGCCCGGCTGCGTGCAGAGATCGGAGAGGATGCCGCCCGCGAGCGCCTCGCCGACCTGCGCTTCCACCCCGTCTTCACCGCGCACCCGACCGAGGCTCGTCGCCGGGCGGTATCGGGCAGCATCCGCCGCCTCTCCGACCTGCTCGGGCAGCACGATCTGGCCAGCCCCGGCGGCTCCGAACAGCGCCGCGCCGTGCGTCGGATGCTGGAAGAGATCGACACCCTGTGGCGCACCGCGCCCCTGCGGGCTGAGAAGCCCACTCCCACCGACGAGGTGCGCACCGTGATGGGCGTCTTCGACGAGACGCTGTTCACCACCGTCCCTCACGTGTACCGCCGGATCGACGACGCTCTGCGTGGCGAGGGCTCCGGCTCGAGCGCCCCCGTGGTGCCCGCGTTCGTGCGGATCGGTTCGTGGGTCGGCGGCGACCGCGACGGGAACCCGTTCGTGACCGCTTCGGTCACCCGTGAGGCGGCCGAGATCGCCTCGGAGCACGTGCTGCGCGGCCTGGAGCGCGCGATCGAGCGCATCGGCCGCACCCTGACGCTCGATGCCGAGAGCACGCCACCGACCGCCGAGGTCGCCGATCTCTGGGATGCCTTCGCACGAGACCACGCCGACGCGGCGACCGAGATCGCCAAACGCTCGCCCGGTGAACCGCACCGCCGTGCCATGTTCGCGGTCGTTCACCGCGTACACGCCACACGCGTCGAGACCGAGAGCGCCTACGCCGCTCCCGAAGAGCTACTGGCCGATCTGCGTGCCGTGCAGCGCTCGCTCGCAGCATCCGGAGCCCGCCGACACGCGTTCGGAGGCCTGCAGCACCTGATCTGGCAGGTCGAGACCTACGGCTTCCACCTCACCGAGCTCGAGGTGCGCCAGCACTCGCAGGTACACGCCGAGGCGCTCGCAGAGCTCGACGCCGGCGCCGAGCTGAGCGAGCGCACGCAGGAGGTCCTGGAGGTCTTCCGCGCGATCGCCGACATCCAGCGCCGCCACGGGCTGCGCGCCGCGGGCCGCTACGTCGTCTCGTTCACCCGTTCGGCCGACGACCTCGCCGCCGTGCACCGGCTCGCCCACTACGCTCTCGGCGACCAGGCTCCCGTGCTTGACGTCGTTCCGCTGTTCGAGACCTTCGCCGACCTGCAGGCGGCGCCCGGCATCATGGCCGAGGTCGTGCAGCAGCCCGCGTTCCGCGCGCGACTGGACGAGACCGGCAACCGACTCGAAGTCATGCTGGGCTACTCGGACTCCTCCAAGGACGTCGGTCCGGTCGCCGCGAACCTCGCACTGTACGAAGCGCAGCGCGACATCGCGCAGTGGGCCGTGGAATCGGGCATCCGACTCACCCTCTTCCACGGTCGCGGCGGTGCCCTCGGGCGCGGCGGCGGACCGGCGAACTCGGCGATCCTCGCCCAGCCGCCGCACTCCGTCGACGGCCGCTTCAAGCTCACCGAGCAGGGCGAGGTGATCTTCGCCCGCTACGGCGAGCCGGCCATCGCCATGCGACACATCGACCAGGTCGCCGCGGCGACGCTGCTGGCGTCATCGCCCAGCGTCGAGCAGCGCACCAGCGGCGCCGCCGAACGGTTCGCCGGCATCGCCAAGGTGATGGACGTCGCCTCGCGCGAGCGCTTCTTCTCACTGGTGGGCGCCGACGGCTTTGCCCCGTGGTTCGCCACCGTCACCCCGATGGAAGAGATCGGTCTGCTCGCCCTCGGCTCCCGCCCGGCCCGCCGCGGCCTGTCGGTCGAGTCGCTCGAAGACCTGCGGGCGATCCCGTGGGTGTTCGCCTGGACGCAGGCGCGCATCAACCTGGCCGGCTGGTTCGGACTCGGAACGGCGCTGCAGGCAGTCGGCGACGAGCAGGCGCTGGTCGAGGCCTACCGCGAATGGCCGTTGCTGCGCACCATGATCGACAACGTCGCCATGAGCCTCGCCAAGACCGACGAACGCATCGCCGCCGAGTACCTGTCGCTCGGCGACCGTGACGACCTCGCCGGCATCGTGCTCGACGAACTGCGACTGACACGGGAGTGGGTGGTCCGTCTGACCGGTGGCGAGCAGCTGCTGGCCGACAAGCCGATCCTGCAGCGCGCCGTCCAGCTGCGCACGCCCTACGTCGATGCCCTCTCGTTGCTGCAGTTGCGCGCGCTGCGCGCCCTGCGCGCCGACGCAGATGCCCCCGCCGCCGACCCGGAGCTGCAGCGCCTGCTGCTGCTCTCAGTCAGCGGAGTCGCCGCCGGTCTGCAGAACACCGGCTGA
- a CDS encoding histidine--tRNA ligase — MRDFLPADKARRERVLAVIRERYRAHGFDEIETPVVEEHARLHAGIGGDNEKLSYSILRRGLDAEGIRAAADDPAALSDLGLRYDLTVPLARFYATNRGQLPGVFRSIQIGPVWRAERPQKGRYRQFVQCDIDIMGDETARAEAELIVASIDTIDALGLEGGIVRVNDRRALEWMLDAFGFTADERPGVLITIDKLDKIGPTGVAAELRDRGVTAAAVDTFEAFLTRPQTRDYVPYGERQIRKALPEGAPDEIVEHLVSLGDAVSAARPDAGEPPLVYDPFLVRGMGYYTGTIFELAHPSVDYSLGGGGRYDGMIGRFLGQQVPAVGFSIGFERIVDLVAEVAAEAAQAVVLVHDADVPVAELLAHKAALLRDGGAARVRLERRPKNMKALLERATADGYTGFATVRAGDVVGTVEVKPLG, encoded by the coding sequence ATGCGCGATTTCCTCCCCGCTGACAAGGCCCGTCGCGAGCGTGTGCTCGCCGTCATCCGCGAGCGCTATCGTGCGCACGGCTTCGACGAGATCGAGACGCCGGTGGTCGAGGAGCATGCGCGTCTGCATGCCGGAATCGGCGGCGACAACGAGAAGCTGTCGTACAGCATCCTGCGCCGTGGGCTCGATGCCGAGGGCATTCGTGCCGCGGCCGATGACCCGGCGGCGCTCAGCGACCTCGGGTTGCGCTACGACCTGACGGTGCCGCTGGCGCGTTTTTACGCGACCAACCGCGGTCAGCTGCCCGGCGTCTTCCGTTCGATCCAGATCGGGCCGGTGTGGCGTGCCGAGCGCCCGCAGAAGGGCCGTTACCGCCAGTTCGTGCAGTGCGACATCGACATCATGGGCGATGAGACCGCTCGCGCCGAGGCCGAGCTGATCGTCGCGTCGATCGATACGATCGACGCCTTGGGTCTCGAAGGCGGCATCGTTCGCGTCAACGACCGGCGCGCCTTGGAGTGGATGCTCGATGCCTTCGGCTTCACCGCGGATGAGCGTCCCGGTGTGCTGATCACGATCGACAAGCTCGACAAGATCGGACCCACGGGAGTCGCCGCCGAGCTGCGCGATCGCGGGGTCACCGCCGCGGCGGTCGACACGTTCGAGGCGTTCCTGACGCGTCCGCAGACGCGCGACTATGTGCCCTACGGCGAGCGGCAGATCCGCAAGGCACTTCCCGAGGGGGCCCCCGACGAGATCGTCGAGCACCTGGTCTCACTCGGCGACGCGGTCAGCGCTGCGCGTCCGGATGCCGGCGAGCCGCCGCTGGTCTACGACCCCTTCCTCGTGCGGGGCATGGGCTATTACACGGGCACCATCTTCGAACTCGCCCACCCGTCGGTCGACTACTCGCTCGGCGGCGGGGGCCGCTATGACGGCATGATCGGCCGGTTCCTCGGGCAGCAGGTGCCCGCTGTCGGCTTCTCGATCGGGTTCGAGCGCATTGTCGATCTGGTCGCCGAGGTTGCGGCCGAGGCTGCGCAGGCGGTGGTGCTGGTGCACGATGCCGATGTTCCGGTGGCTGAGCTGCTGGCGCACAAGGCGGCGCTGCTGCGCGACGGTGGTGCGGCGCGGGTGCGGCTGGAGCGCCGTCCGAAGAACATGAAGGCGCTGTTGGAGCGCGCGACGGCCGACGGCTACACCGGCTTCGCCACGGTGCGGGCCGGAGACGTGGTCGGCACGGTCGAGGTCAAGCCGCTCGGCTGA
- the gdhA gene encoding NADP-specific glutamate dehydrogenase, giving the protein MTDTTADFHPLNVAAQPVFDAVLHVNPNEPEFHQAVHEVLHSIGPVLERRPEYLDKGVLDRMVEPERQIIFRVPWMDDSGKLQVNRGYRVQYSSVLGPYKGGLRFHPSVNISIIKFLGFEQIFKNALTGQGIGGGKGGSSFDPHGKSDAEVMRFCQSFMNELFRHIGEHTDVPAGDIGVGGREIGYMYGMYRKITNRAETGILTGKGIGWGGAQVRTEATGYGAVFFVQEMLAVHGESLEGKRVAVSGSGNVAIYAIEKATQLGARAVTASDSSGYIVDDAGIDLGLLRQIKEVERGRIIEYAKRRPGTRFVERGNVWETPVDIAIPAATQNELNLESAQMLIANGVRAVAEGANMPCMPEAVGAFQDSDVLFAPGKAANAGGVATSALEMSQNASRQRWNFADSEQKLRDIMADIHDASFRAAERYGTPGDYVAGANIAGFERVADAMLAQGVI; this is encoded by the coding sequence GTGACCGATACCACTGCCGATTTCCACCCGCTCAACGTTGCCGCTCAGCCCGTCTTCGACGCCGTGCTGCACGTCAACCCCAACGAGCCGGAGTTCCACCAGGCAGTGCACGAGGTGCTGCACTCCATCGGCCCGGTGCTCGAGCGCCGTCCCGAGTACTTGGACAAGGGTGTGCTCGACCGCATGGTCGAGCCCGAGCGGCAGATCATCTTCCGAGTGCCGTGGATGGACGACTCGGGCAAGCTGCAGGTGAACCGCGGCTACCGCGTGCAGTACTCCTCGGTGCTCGGCCCCTATAAGGGCGGCCTGCGCTTCCACCCGTCGGTGAACATCTCGATCATCAAGTTCCTCGGATTCGAGCAGATCTTCAAGAACGCGCTGACCGGTCAGGGCATCGGCGGCGGCAAGGGCGGCTCGAGCTTCGACCCGCACGGCAAGAGCGACGCCGAGGTCATGCGCTTCTGCCAGTCGTTCATGAACGAGCTGTTCCGCCACATCGGCGAGCACACCGATGTGCCCGCGGGCGACATCGGCGTCGGCGGCCGCGAGATCGGCTACATGTACGGCATGTATCGCAAGATCACCAACCGCGCCGAGACGGGAATCCTCACCGGCAAGGGCATCGGTTGGGGCGGCGCGCAGGTGCGCACCGAGGCGACCGGCTACGGTGCCGTGTTCTTCGTGCAAGAGATGCTCGCGGTGCACGGCGAGAGCCTTGAGGGCAAGCGCGTCGCCGTCTCGGGCTCCGGCAACGTCGCGATCTACGCGATCGAGAAGGCCACCCAGCTCGGGGCGCGTGCGGTGACGGCATCCGACTCGTCGGGTTACATCGTCGACGACGCGGGAATCGACCTGGGGCTGCTGCGCCAGATCAAGGAGGTCGAGCGCGGTCGCATCATCGAGTACGCCAAGCGTCGCCCCGGCACCCGCTTCGTGGAACGCGGAAACGTCTGGGAGACCCCGGTAGACATCGCGATCCCGGCCGCCACGCAGAACGAGCTGAACCTCGAGTCGGCGCAGATGCTCATCGCCAACGGCGTGCGCGCTGTCGCCGAGGGCGCCAACATGCCGTGCATGCCTGAGGCCGTCGGCGCCTTCCAGGATTCCGATGTGCTGTTCGCCCCGGGCAAGGCCGCGAATGCCGGTGGCGTTGCGACGTCGGCGCTGGAGATGAGCCAGAACGCCTCGCGTCAGCGCTGGAACTTCGCCGACAGCGAGCAGAAGCTGCGCGACATCATGGCCGACATCCACGATGCGTCGTTCCGCGCAGCCGAGCGCTACGGCACGCCTGGCGACTACGTCGCGGGGGCCAACATCGCGGGCTTCGAGCGCGTCGCCGACGCGATGCTCGCCCAGGGCGTGATCTAA
- a CDS encoding MazG family protein, whose amino-acid sequence MTDPSHLSDPLRAAAETMRQVRERCVWSQQITHRDLVPYLIEESHEVIEAVETGDGADLREELGDLLWQVLFHAAIAAHDGAFDIDDVARGLTEKMVRRHPHVFSDAIAETPEEVLVHWNAAKAAEKHERRSVLDGIPAGMPVLARAQKVLGRAVALPAVERGSAATETKHPRDEPAPLPASEIELGDALLSLVAHARANGWDAERALRERLRALEDDVRAAESDA is encoded by the coding sequence ATGACCGACCCGTCGCATCTTTCGGACCCGCTGCGGGCTGCCGCCGAGACGATGCGGCAGGTGCGCGAGCGGTGCGTGTGGTCTCAGCAGATCACGCACCGCGACCTCGTGCCGTACCTCATCGAGGAATCGCACGAGGTCATCGAGGCGGTCGAGACCGGCGACGGCGCAGACCTGCGCGAAGAGCTCGGGGATCTGCTCTGGCAGGTGCTGTTCCACGCGGCCATCGCCGCGCACGACGGCGCTTTCGACATCGACGACGTCGCGCGCGGCCTCACCGAGAAGATGGTGCGCCGGCATCCGCACGTCTTCTCGGATGCCATCGCTGAGACGCCCGAAGAGGTGCTGGTGCACTGGAACGCGGCGAAGGCCGCCGAGAAGCACGAGCGTCGCAGCGTGCTCGACGGGATTCCCGCGGGGATGCCTGTGCTCGCCCGAGCGCAGAAGGTGCTCGGGCGTGCGGTGGCACTTCCGGCCGTTGAGCGAGGGAGCGCAGCGACCGAGACGAAACACCCCCGCGACGAGCCGGCGCCGCTGCCGGCATCCGAGATCGAACTCGGCGACGCGCTGCTGTCTCTGGTCGCCCACGCCCGCGCGAACGGCTGGGACGCCGAGCGTGCCCTGCGCGAGCGCCTGCGTGCACTTGAGGACGACGTGCGCGCCGCCGAATCGGATGCTTGA
- the cydB gene encoding cytochrome d ubiquinol oxidase subunit II: protein MEPLPVVWFIAIAVLWIGYLLLEGFDLGVGMHMSFSTRSERDRRVMLNTIGPVWDGNEVWLITAGAAMFAAFPAWYASLFSTLYVPLTIALVGLIVRAVGIEYRGKIHTEGWRTFWTWMIGLGSLIVAFCIGAALALTSIGLPIDGNGDRVGGPFVWLTPTAVLGGLAVVGFSLAHAATFLGLKADGPVRERAGRFAARWAPLCLVPAALWAIWVQIAHGGSILAWAFIALAVVSAVLGWVAARKRNEGYAFVGYAGFGLFGAGAIFAGMFPLVLPSTVDSAFDLTVWNAANGSYTLGVMTVVAVVALPVILLYQAWSYWIFRKRVTPGMIPEAHIVLPAVLRAR from the coding sequence ATGGAACCGCTTCCCGTCGTCTGGTTCATCGCCATCGCCGTTCTGTGGATCGGCTACCTGCTGCTCGAGGGCTTCGACCTCGGTGTCGGCATGCACATGAGCTTCTCCACGCGCTCCGAGCGTGATCGTCGGGTCATGCTCAACACGATCGGCCCGGTCTGGGACGGCAATGAGGTGTGGCTGATCACCGCCGGTGCGGCGATGTTCGCCGCGTTCCCGGCCTGGTACGCCTCGTTGTTCTCGACGCTGTACGTACCGTTGACCATCGCCTTGGTGGGCCTGATCGTGCGAGCGGTCGGTATCGAGTACCGCGGCAAGATCCACACCGAAGGCTGGCGCACGTTCTGGACCTGGATGATCGGCCTCGGTTCGCTCATCGTCGCGTTCTGCATCGGTGCCGCGCTCGCGCTGACCTCCATTGGACTGCCGATCGACGGCAACGGCGACCGCGTGGGCGGACCGTTCGTCTGGCTCACCCCGACCGCCGTGCTCGGCGGACTCGCCGTGGTCGGCTTCTCGCTGGCGCACGCCGCCACCTTCCTCGGTCTCAAGGCCGACGGGCCCGTGCGCGAGAGGGCCGGCCGGTTCGCTGCCCGCTGGGCGCCGCTGTGCCTGGTGCCGGCCGCGCTCTGGGCGATCTGGGTGCAGATCGCGCACGGTGGCAGCATCCTCGCCTGGGCGTTCATCGCGCTCGCCGTCGTCTCGGCGGTTCTTGGCTGGGTGGCCGCACGCAAGCGCAACGAGGGCTACGCCTTCGTCGGCTACGCCGGGTTCGGCCTGTTCGGCGCCGGTGCGATCTTCGCGGGCATGTTCCCGCTGGTGCTGCCGTCGACCGTCGACTCGGCGTTCGACCTCACGGTCTGGAACGCCGCCAACGGCTCGTACACCCTGGGAGTGATGACGGTGGTCGCCGTCGTCGCTCTGCCGGTCATCCTGCTCTACCAGGCCTGGAGCTACTGGATCTTCCGCAAGCGCGTCACCCCGGGCATGATCCCCGAGGCGCACATCGTGCTGCCGGCGGTGCTGCGCGCCCGCTGA
- a CDS encoding gamma carbonic anhydrase family protein — translation MMYEHLGARPRIHDTAVVAPTAVISGDVEIGPNCQVLHGAVITAEGGPITLGEYVIVMENALIRATAANAVHIGDHTLVGTLASIAGATVGEEVFFASGARVFNGAIVGARCEIRVNAIVQRRAVLPEGTVVPIGWVAVGDPVRLFSPDQADEIAAAMPELDFPGHVFGVDRDTPDLMVQLTERYGTSLARHADDHRL, via the coding sequence ATGATGTACGAGCACCTCGGGGCTCGGCCCCGCATCCACGACACCGCCGTCGTGGCGCCGACCGCTGTGATCTCGGGCGATGTCGAGATCGGACCGAACTGCCAGGTGCTGCACGGCGCCGTGATCACGGCGGAAGGCGGGCCCATCACACTGGGCGAGTACGTGATCGTGATGGAGAATGCGTTGATCCGTGCCACGGCCGCCAATGCCGTGCATATCGGGGATCACACCCTGGTGGGCACTCTGGCCAGTATCGCCGGCGCGACCGTCGGTGAAGAGGTGTTCTTCGCCTCGGGGGCTCGGGTGTTCAACGGGGCGATCGTGGGGGCACGTTGCGAGATCCGGGTGAATGCGATCGTGCAGCGCCGGGCTGTGCTGCCCGAGGGAACCGTCGTTCCGATCGGATGGGTGGCCGTTGGCGATCCCGTGCGGTTGTTCTCACCCGATCAGGCCGATGAGATCGCCGCCGCGATGCCCGAGCTCGACTTTCCCGGGCACGTGTTCGGCGTCGACCGCGACACCCCTGACCTCATGGTGCAGCTCACTGAGCGCTACGGCACGTCACTGGCCCGCCACGCCGACGACCACAGGCTCTGA
- a CDS encoding type II toxin-antitoxin system PemK/MazF family toxin, whose translation MRTGELRPGDVVWAELSPVIGREQAGRRPVVVVSGPEHLLLADTLAIVVPITSVHRGWDNHVPLPNAGLRTPSWAMTEQVRTISRQRIVGSAGWVGPRTLHEVRTWIRDFLEA comes from the coding sequence TTGAGAACGGGTGAACTCCGCCCCGGTGACGTCGTCTGGGCAGAGCTCTCGCCGGTCATCGGACGCGAGCAGGCAGGCCGCAGACCGGTGGTCGTGGTGAGCGGCCCCGAGCATCTCCTGCTCGCGGACACCCTCGCGATCGTCGTTCCGATCACTTCGGTGCATCGCGGCTGGGACAACCATGTGCCGTTGCCGAACGCGGGGCTCCGCACGCCCTCGTGGGCGATGACGGAACAGGTACGCACCATCTCGCGGCAGCGCATCGTCGGCAGCGCGGGCTGGGTCGGTCCGCGCACCCTCCATGAAGTCAGAACGTGGATCCGCGACTTCCTGGAGGCGTGA